The Nothobranchius furzeri strain GRZ-AD chromosome 6, NfurGRZ-RIMD1, whole genome shotgun sequence genome includes a region encoding these proteins:
- the LOC139070270 gene encoding ras-related protein Rab-40C-like, translating into MRGMMGTPNSPVKSYDYLLKFLLVGDSDVGKGEILDSLQDGSVESPYAYSSGIDYKTTTILLDGRRVKLELWDTSGQGRFCTIFRSYSRGAQGILLVYDITNGWSFDGINRWIREIDEHAPGVPRILVGNRLHLAFKRQVPTEQARAYAEKNSMTFFEVSPLCNFNIIESFTELSRIVLMRHGMEKFSRPNRVFSLQDLCCRSIVSCTPVHLIDKLPLPVTIKSHLKSFSMANGMNAVMMHGRSYSVAGSTTSGSSGGSKASSLKRSISFRPPQSPPKYSSSPSPSSKGNCKIS; encoded by the exons ATGCGTGGGATGATGGGGACTCCAAACAGTCCTGTCAAGAGCTACGATTATCTCTTGAAGTTCCTTCTGGTGGGGGACAGTGATGTGGGAAAAGGGGAAATCTTGGACAGCTTGCAGGACGGATCAGTGGAGTCGCCCTATGCCTACAGCAGTG GGATAGATTACAAGACCACCACTATTCTGTTGGATGGGAGAAGAGTGAAATTAGAGCTGTG GGACACATCAGGACAAGGCAGATTCTGCACCATTTTCAGGTCCTATTCGAGAGGAGCACAG GGCATCCTGCTTGTGTACGACATCACTAACGGCTGGTCGTTTGATGGAATTAACCGCTGGATCAGAGAAATTGATGAA CATGCTCCGGGTGTTCCTCGGATCCTCGTAGGGAACCGCCTTCACCTGGCCTTCAAACGGCAGGTGCCCACGGAGCAGGCGAGGGCCTATGCTGAGAAGAACAGCATGACCTTTTTTGAAGTCAGCCCCCTTTGCAACTTCAACATCATCGAGTCGTTTACGGAGCTGTCCCGCATCGTCCTGATGAGGCACGGGATGGAGAAATTCTCGAGGCCCAACAGAG tctTCAGCCTCCAGGACCTGTGCTGCCGTTCGATCGTCTCCTGCACACCGGTGCACCTCATCGACAAACTTCCTCTTCCCGTTACAATCAAATCCCACCtgaagtctttctccatggccaacGGAATGAATGCCGTCATGATGCACGGACGCTCGTACTCTGTCGCCGGCAGCACGACATCTGGGAGCAGCGGCGGAAGCAAAGCTAGCAGTCTCAAACGCTCGATATCCTTCAGGCCTCCACAGAGTCCTCCAAAGTACTCTTCATCGCCATCGCCGTCCTCCAAGGGGAACTGTAAGATATCATAG